The following coding sequences are from one Frigoribacterium sp. Leaf415 window:
- a CDS encoding M23 family metallopeptidase encodes MTKYQQIAEPDGDGTPSRRATDDLTGTGSLSVAPTVPVVADAPVYLTRREAREAERRAAQVAVTTSPAEAKAPAAPTPPAAVVEHALVAEAPTPKAPTAATEPVSPRRAARLAAESGTHASAAGRTKAARTQRPAARREAPVRAPRTAGATFRRNTKRVTVVGAMLFAGSMLVATSVPANAFFVDTPTQTAAKKAADSQSYTAAAPSADGTAGISRDGYSVTEMKAVTEYASTSASTFSNDVNGTVQWPFQTGVPISSGFGARQVANCGFCSTFHQGLDFVPGAGSPIQSIADGVVSKVDGPSGALGNNVWIDHVVNGQKVTSVYAHMQTGSVEVREGETVTVGTIIGKVGSTGNSTGAHLHFEIVIGGVPVDPYPWLQANTN; translated from the coding sequence GTGACGAAGTACCAGCAGATCGCCGAGCCCGACGGCGACGGAACCCCGTCGCGTCGCGCCACCGACGACCTCACGGGCACCGGTTCGCTGAGCGTCGCTCCGACCGTCCCCGTCGTGGCCGACGCCCCCGTCTACCTCACCCGTCGTGAAGCCCGCGAGGCCGAGCGCCGCGCCGCCCAGGTCGCCGTGACGACGAGCCCCGCAGAGGCGAAGGCCCCTGCCGCGCCGACTCCTCCGGCCGCCGTCGTCGAGCACGCGCTCGTGGCCGAGGCCCCCACTCCGAAGGCTCCGACAGCGGCGACCGAGCCCGTCTCTCCGAGGCGTGCCGCGCGGCTCGCCGCCGAGTCCGGCACGCATGCCTCTGCCGCCGGACGCACCAAGGCGGCCCGCACCCAGCGCCCCGCCGCTCGCCGCGAGGCACCCGTCCGCGCCCCCCGCACCGCCGGGGCCACCTTCCGTCGCAACACCAAGCGTGTCACCGTCGTCGGAGCCATGCTCTTCGCCGGGTCGATGCTCGTGGCCACCTCGGTGCCCGCCAACGCCTTCTTCGTCGACACCCCCACGCAGACGGCCGCCAAGAAGGCCGCCGACTCGCAGAGCTACACGGCGGCCGCGCCCTCGGCAGACGGTACGGCCGGCATCTCGCGTGACGGCTACTCGGTCACCGAGATGAAGGCGGTCACCGAATACGCCTCGACGAGTGCCAGCACGTTCTCCAACGACGTCAACGGCACGGTGCAGTGGCCGTTCCAGACGGGTGTGCCCATCAGCAGCGGCTTCGGTGCCCGTCAGGTCGCCAACTGCGGCTTCTGCTCCACGTTCCACCAGGGTCTCGACTTCGTCCCCGGTGCCGGTTCGCCGATCCAGTCGATCGCCGACGGCGTCGTCAGCAAGGTCGACGGTCCCTCTGGTGCCCTGGGCAACAACGTGTGGATCGACCACGTCGTCAACGGCCAGAAGGTCACCAGCGTCTACGCGCACATGCAGACCGGTTCGGTCGAGGTCCGCGAGGGCGAGACCGTCACGGTCGGCACCATCATCGGAAAGGTCGGCAGCACGGGCAACAGCACCGGGGCCCACCTGCACTTCGAGATCGTGATCGGTGGCGTGCCCGTCGACCCGTATCCCTGGCTCCAGGCCAACACGAACTGA
- a CDS encoding glycoside hydrolase family 13 protein, with protein MSTREPAETDTLTPTAPLEGTATTTGQGGEWWRTAVIYQVYPRSFADGDGDGVGDLPGITSRLDALGELGVDAVWLSPFYTSPQRDAGYDVADYRDVDPLFGTLDDFDALRARATELGLRVIVDVVPNHTSSDHAWFREALASAPGSAARGRYLFRDGRGPDGDLPPNNWQSIFGGPAWSRVTEADGRPGQWYLHLFDSSQPDLDWTNRRVRDEFVDVLRFWLDRGVDGFRVDVAHGMVKAEGLPDYTPPADSGSMGGGQGDSAPPPYWGQEGVHEIYREWHTVLAEYPGDRVLVAEAWVEPLSRLADWVRPDEMHQAFNFAYLETGWSAPAVREVVDASIQTFSSVGAPSTWVLSNHDVVRHASRLALTAENPQGYGIGPKSEGLPVPELGLARARAASALMLALPGSAYVYQGEELGLPEAIDLPDDSRQDPTWFRTDGERYGRDGCRVPLPWSATEPAFGFNATGASWLPQPADWSTYARDEQRGVAGSTLELYTRALRLRADHELGAGTLTWLDGFGPDVVAFRSQGVTVVSNMGDVPVELPVAEVLLATMVVDGPALPANATVWLATTS; from the coding sequence ATGTCCACACGAGAACCGGCCGAGACCGACACGCTGACCCCGACCGCCCCGCTCGAGGGCACCGCGACGACCACCGGCCAGGGCGGAGAATGGTGGCGAACCGCCGTCATCTACCAGGTCTATCCGCGGTCGTTCGCCGACGGCGACGGCGACGGCGTCGGAGACCTCCCCGGCATCACGTCGCGCCTCGACGCCCTCGGCGAGCTCGGCGTCGACGCCGTCTGGCTGTCGCCGTTCTACACCTCGCCCCAGCGCGACGCGGGCTACGACGTGGCCGACTACCGCGACGTCGACCCGCTGTTCGGCACCCTGGACGACTTCGACGCCCTCCGCGCCCGGGCCACCGAGCTGGGCCTGCGCGTCATCGTCGACGTCGTGCCGAACCACACCTCGAGCGACCACGCGTGGTTCCGCGAGGCCCTCGCCTCGGCACCGGGTTCGGCCGCCCGCGGCCGCTACCTGTTCCGCGACGGCCGCGGCCCCGACGGCGACCTGCCGCCGAACAACTGGCAGTCGATCTTCGGCGGCCCGGCCTGGTCCCGGGTGACCGAGGCCGACGGCCGACCGGGTCAGTGGTACCTGCACCTGTTCGACTCGTCGCAACCCGACCTGGACTGGACGAACCGCCGCGTGCGCGACGAGTTCGTCGACGTGCTGCGCTTCTGGCTCGACCGCGGCGTCGACGGGTTCCGGGTCGACGTCGCACACGGCATGGTCAAGGCCGAGGGCCTGCCCGACTACACGCCTCCCGCCGACTCCGGCAGCATGGGCGGCGGTCAGGGCGACTCCGCTCCCCCGCCGTACTGGGGCCAGGAGGGCGTGCACGAGATCTACCGCGAGTGGCACACTGTCCTCGCCGAGTACCCGGGCGACCGGGTGCTCGTCGCCGAGGCCTGGGTCGAACCGCTCTCGCGTCTCGCCGACTGGGTGCGCCCCGACGAGATGCACCAGGCCTTCAACTTCGCCTACCTCGAGACCGGATGGTCGGCCCCGGCCGTCCGTGAGGTCGTCGACGCGTCGATCCAGACCTTCTCGAGTGTCGGGGCCCCGAGCACCTGGGTGCTGAGCAACCACGACGTCGTCCGGCACGCCAGCCGGCTCGCCCTCACCGCCGAGAACCCGCAGGGGTACGGCATCGGTCCGAAGAGCGAAGGGCTCCCCGTCCCCGAGCTCGGGCTGGCCAGGGCCCGAGCCGCGTCGGCACTCATGCTGGCCCTCCCCGGCAGCGCCTACGTCTACCAGGGTGAAGAACTCGGCCTGCCCGAGGCGATCGACCTGCCCGACGACTCCCGACAAGACCCCACGTGGTTCCGCACGGACGGGGAGCGCTACGGCCGGGACGGCTGCCGCGTGCCGCTGCCCTGGTCCGCGACCGAGCCGGCCTTCGGGTTCAACGCGACCGGCGCCTCCTGGTTGCCCCAGCCCGCCGACTGGTCGACGTACGCCCGCGACGAGCAGCGGGGCGTGGCCGGCTCGACGCTCGAGCTCTACACGCGGGCGCTGCGCCTCCGTGCCGACCACGAGCTCGGTGCGGGCACGCTGACCTGGCTCGACGGCTTCGGACCCGACGTGGTCGCGTTCCGCAGCCAAGGCGTCACCGTCGTGAGCAACATGGGCGACGTCCCCGTCGAGTTGCCCGTGGCCGAGGTCCTTCTGGCCACCATGGTCGTCGACGGGCCGGCCCTGCCGGCCAACGCGACGGTCTGGCTCGCGACCACGTCGTAG
- a CDS encoding aldo/keto reductase has protein sequence MTADLPAGTRPFPLALGTNVFGWTVGAPTALEVLDLFADDGGRVVDTADVYSAWLPGNSGGESEAIIGRWLARPGNRDRVVLSTKCGQHPDAPGLSRASIRTAVEASLRRLRTDHVDFYFTHFDDDETPLDETVGALSELVDEGKILCAGASNYTGARLRQALAIADRDGLHPFRLVQVAYNLVRRAEYESDVAAIVDHYDLAVLPHSSLASGFLTGKYRHEAGRGDSPRGSRALSYITPQNQGTLEVVVEIAERLDVQPGAVAVAWLASRDNVIGALGSARTPRQLEGLLDAARVELTEGDLASLEAVSRPFA, from the coding sequence GTGACGGCCGACCTGCCCGCCGGCACCCGGCCGTTCCCGCTCGCGCTGGGGACCAACGTCTTCGGCTGGACGGTCGGCGCCCCCACCGCCCTCGAGGTGCTCGACCTCTTCGCCGACGACGGCGGTCGCGTCGTCGACACGGCCGACGTCTACTCGGCGTGGCTGCCGGGCAACTCCGGGGGCGAGTCCGAGGCGATCATCGGTCGTTGGCTCGCCCGACCGGGCAACCGCGACCGGGTCGTGCTGAGCACCAAGTGCGGGCAGCACCCCGACGCCCCCGGCCTGTCACGCGCCAGCATCCGCACGGCCGTCGAGGCGTCGCTGCGCCGTCTGCGCACCGACCACGTCGACTTCTACTTCACGCACTTCGACGACGACGAGACGCCCCTCGACGAGACCGTGGGCGCGCTCAGCGAGCTCGTCGACGAGGGCAAGATCCTCTGCGCCGGGGCGTCCAACTACACCGGTGCGCGCCTCCGTCAGGCCCTCGCGATCGCCGACCGCGACGGACTGCACCCGTTCCGGTTGGTCCAGGTCGCGTACAACCTGGTGCGTCGCGCCGAGTACGAGAGCGACGTCGCGGCGATCGTCGACCACTACGACCTCGCCGTGCTGCCGCACTCGTCCCTGGCGAGCGGGTTCCTGACGGGCAAGTACCGGCACGAGGCCGGTCGCGGGGACTCCCCCCGGGGCAGCCGGGCCCTCAGCTACATCACCCCGCAGAACCAGGGCACCCTCGAGGTCGTCGTCGAGATCGCCGAGCGGCTCGACGTCCAACCCGGCGCCGTCGCCGTGGCCTGGCTGGCGTCACGCGACAACGTCATCGGCGCCCTCGGCAGCGCCCGCACCCCTCGGCAGCTCGAGGGCCTGCTCGACGCCGCCCGGGTCGAGCTGACCGAGGGCGATCTGGCGTCACTCGAGGCCGTCTCGCGTCCGTTCGCCTGA
- a CDS encoding 2'-5' RNA ligase family protein, whose amino-acid sequence MHSLELLLDPASDEAVRDEWRVLSAAGLPSQGDHAGTSNAPHVTLVARPGLDPAADPRLLPLSAALPLPAELGGLLLFGAPPRGLVLVRPVVVTGELLDLHARVHESLGGAGDVPHTVPGRWTPHVTLASRLTPEQVARAVDALADADIPSTRPVVLSQLRRWDPSTGAIIALGPVTADEGDGAGRRPRRSGERTRDGLE is encoded by the coding sequence GTGCACAGCCTCGAACTCCTGCTCGACCCGGCCTCCGACGAGGCCGTCCGTGACGAATGGCGCGTGCTGTCCGCGGCGGGGCTTCCGTCGCAGGGCGACCACGCCGGGACGTCGAACGCGCCGCACGTCACGCTGGTGGCACGACCCGGCCTCGACCCGGCGGCCGACCCGCGCCTCCTGCCCCTGTCGGCGGCGCTGCCGCTGCCGGCCGAACTCGGCGGGCTGCTGCTCTTCGGCGCGCCTCCGCGCGGGCTCGTGCTGGTGCGGCCGGTGGTCGTGACCGGCGAGCTGCTGGATCTCCACGCCCGGGTGCACGAGAGCCTGGGAGGCGCGGGGGACGTCCCGCACACCGTCCCCGGTCGATGGACGCCCCACGTCACGCTCGCGTCGCGCCTGACTCCCGAGCAGGTGGCCCGGGCAGTCGACGCCCTCGCCGACGCCGACATCCCGTCGACCCGGCCGGTCGTGCTGTCGCAGCTGCGACGCTGGGACCCGAGCACGGGCGCGATCATCGCCCTGGGCCCCGTCACCGCGGACGAGGGGGACGGTGCCGGACGTCGACCTCGGAGATCAGGCGAACGGACGCGAGACGGCCTCGAGTGA
- a CDS encoding type III polyketide synthase, with amino-acid sequence MAVSIRSIGTAVPPTIIRQDDVREIFATQPGLGRLGQRIVGAAFGASAIETRHTVVDELDRRPREGEPTFYDAASNEILRPGTGARNQVYVDRSPELFLDAARAALAGAPDLGPDDVTHVISVSCTGFFAPGPDYLLVRGLGLSPSTRRHHLGFMGCYGAFPALAAARDFCLADPEAVVLVVCAELCTLHLRSSDDPDSIVASSVFADGAAAAVVTALPAPSGSVVLDLDVLETVLTPVGETDMAWTIGDLGFDMVLSSYVPQIIELHIDSALAPLFAAGGVGVGDVDLWAVHPGGRSILDRVQQQLGLTDAHLAPSRDVLREYGNMSSATVLFILAELMGGPAAPSQRVGAMAFGPGLTVETALMTRRAVS; translated from the coding sequence ATGGCCGTGAGCATCCGCAGCATCGGCACCGCGGTGCCCCCGACCATCATCCGACAAGACGACGTCCGCGAGATCTTCGCCACCCAGCCCGGCCTCGGCCGCCTCGGGCAGCGCATCGTCGGCGCCGCGTTCGGCGCCTCGGCCATCGAGACCCGGCACACCGTCGTCGACGAGCTCGACCGTCGACCACGCGAGGGCGAGCCGACGTTCTACGACGCCGCGTCGAACGAGATCCTGCGACCCGGCACAGGTGCGCGCAACCAGGTCTACGTGGACCGGTCGCCCGAGCTCTTCCTCGACGCCGCTCGGGCCGCCCTCGCGGGGGCGCCCGACCTCGGTCCCGACGACGTCACGCACGTGATCAGCGTCTCGTGCACCGGCTTCTTCGCGCCCGGCCCCGACTACCTGCTCGTGCGGGGCCTCGGGCTGTCACCGTCGACCCGTCGCCACCACCTCGGCTTCATGGGCTGCTACGGCGCCTTCCCGGCCCTCGCCGCGGCACGGGACTTCTGCCTCGCCGACCCGGAGGCGGTCGTGCTCGTCGTCTGCGCCGAACTCTGCACGCTGCACCTGCGCAGCTCCGACGACCCCGACTCGATCGTCGCCTCGTCCGTGTTCGCCGACGGCGCGGCCGCGGCGGTCGTGACCGCCCTCCCGGCTCCGTCGGGTTCCGTCGTGCTCGACCTCGACGTGCTCGAGACGGTGCTCACCCCGGTCGGCGAGACCGACATGGCGTGGACGATCGGCGACCTGGGCTTCGACATGGTGCTGAGCAGCTACGTGCCGCAGATCATCGAGCTGCACATCGACTCGGCCCTGGCACCGCTCTTCGCGGCCGGCGGCGTCGGCGTCGGCGACGTCGACCTCTGGGCCGTCCATCCGGGCGGGCGCAGCATCCTCGACCGGGTGCAGCAGCAGCTCGGGTTGACGGACGCCCACCTGGCGCCCTCGCGCGACGTGCTGCGCGAGTACGGCAACATGTCGAGCGCGACCGTCCTGTTCATCCTCGCCGAGCTGATGGGCGGGCCCGCCGCCCCGTCGCAGCGCGTGGGTGCCATGGCGTTCGGCCCCGGGCTGACCGTCGAGACCGCGCTGATGACGCGACGCGCGGTCTCGTGA
- a CDS encoding class I SAM-dependent methyltransferase codes for MSATRTSSAPSIAVRPPWWPDLSRRGVDLVELMDDPGCDLGLLNATYRAFPVVNGLVAGWRRVYLRRLRPVLSAEKVTRLLDLGSGGGDLARALAGWARRDGLALEVVAVDPDDRAHAFAVSRPVPAGVEFRRASSTELVAAGETFDVVVSNHVLHHLDDEARAAVLDDSSRLATRLVLHADIERARGAYLAYRAATWPWRRRSFVHVDGLLSIRRSFTPGELVDVAPSGWHVVRQWPFRLLLVRETDADVPGGAGRADA; via the coding sequence GTGAGCGCGACCCGCACCTCCTCGGCTCCGTCGATCGCGGTGCGGCCTCCCTGGTGGCCCGACCTGTCGCGACGGGGCGTCGACCTCGTCGAGCTGATGGACGACCCGGGCTGCGACCTCGGGCTGCTGAACGCCACCTACCGGGCTTTCCCCGTCGTGAACGGTCTCGTCGCGGGGTGGCGTCGGGTGTACCTCCGCCGCCTGCGCCCGGTGCTGTCCGCCGAGAAGGTGACGCGGCTGCTCGACCTCGGGTCCGGCGGCGGCGACCTGGCCCGTGCCCTGGCCGGCTGGGCACGCCGCGACGGCCTCGCTCTCGAGGTCGTGGCCGTCGACCCCGACGACCGGGCCCACGCCTTCGCGGTGTCGCGCCCCGTGCCGGCCGGTGTCGAGTTCCGGCGGGCGTCGAGCACCGAGCTCGTCGCGGCGGGCGAGACCTTCGACGTGGTCGTGTCGAACCACGTGCTGCACCACCTCGACGACGAGGCCCGGGCGGCCGTGCTCGACGACAGCTCCCGGCTGGCCACCCGCCTCGTGCTGCACGCCGACATCGAGCGGGCCCGCGGGGCGTACCTCGCCTACCGGGCCGCCACCTGGCCGTGGCGGAGGCGGTCGTTCGTCCACGTCGACGGACTGTTGTCGATCCGGCGCAGCTTCACCCCGGGCGAGTTGGTCGACGTGGCCCCCAGCGGCTGGCACGTCGTCCGGCAGTGGCCCTTCCGTCTGCTGCTCGTCCGCGAGACCGACGCCGACGTCCCCGGAGGTGCCGGCCGTGCGGACGCATGA
- a CDS encoding FAD-dependent oxidoreductase encodes MRTHDVLIVGGGPVGVMLAAALADRGLDAVVWEARVDDPAHSRALGVHPPSIDLFDRLGLAEDLLADAVRIRRGIARSGIRTVGVVPFDRASSRWPFVAAVPQDRTEAVLRTGLAARRDDALRRGVRFVGLEQRDEDVVVQGVDDEGPVVVAARFVVGADGTRSAVRAALGVDTRARDLPDRYVMGDFADTTGHGPDAVIHLERTGVVESFPLPAGRRRFVVHAGSAHGPTAPVTADDVARVVSDRTGSPVDPTTSTMTSAFGVRRRLATRTVVGRVVLIGDAAHEISPIGGQGMNLGWLDGHALETAIAVAVKRRGGRLLDPTTFARFEAGRARAAVRAARQAEWNTALGRPVGGGTARARDLALGAVLRAPSRHVLASVYAMRWA; translated from the coding sequence GTGCGGACGCATGACGTCCTGATCGTCGGTGGCGGACCCGTCGGGGTGATGCTCGCCGCCGCGTTGGCCGATCGCGGCCTCGACGCCGTCGTCTGGGAGGCGCGGGTCGACGACCCGGCGCACTCTCGCGCCCTCGGCGTGCATCCGCCCTCGATCGACCTGTTCGACCGGCTCGGCCTCGCGGAGGACCTGCTCGCCGACGCCGTCCGCATCCGGCGGGGGATCGCCCGCAGCGGCATCCGGACGGTGGGCGTCGTGCCGTTCGACCGGGCGTCGTCCCGGTGGCCGTTCGTCGCCGCCGTGCCGCAGGACCGCACCGAGGCCGTGCTGCGGACGGGGCTCGCCGCGCGGCGGGACGACGCCCTGCGCCGGGGTGTGCGGTTCGTCGGGCTCGAGCAACGCGACGAGGACGTGGTCGTCCAGGGGGTCGACGACGAGGGCCCGGTGGTCGTCGCCGCCCGGTTCGTCGTCGGGGCCGACGGCACGCGCAGCGCCGTCCGCGCCGCCCTGGGCGTCGACACCAGGGCCCGGGACCTGCCCGACCGCTACGTCATGGGCGATTTCGCCGACACGACCGGCCACGGCCCCGACGCGGTGATCCACCTCGAGCGCACCGGGGTGGTCGAGTCGTTCCCGTTGCCCGCGGGGCGGCGACGATTCGTGGTCCACGCCGGGTCGGCGCACGGGCCGACCGCCCCGGTGACCGCAGACGACGTCGCGCGGGTGGTGTCCGATCGCACCGGGTCGCCCGTCGACCCGACGACCTCGACCATGACCAGTGCGTTCGGCGTCCGACGCCGCCTGGCCACCCGGACGGTCGTCGGCCGGGTCGTGCTGATCGGCGACGCCGCCCACGAGATCAGCCCCATCGGTGGCCAGGGCATGAACCTCGGCTGGCTCGACGGACACGCGCTCGAGACCGCGATCGCCGTGGCGGTGAAGCGGAGGGGAGGGCGGCTGCTCGACCCGACGACGTTCGCCCGCTTCGAGGCCGGCCGCGCCCGCGCCGCCGTCCGGGCCGCCCGCCAGGCCGAGTGGAACACCGCACTCGGTCGACCCGTCGGCGGGGGCACGGCGCGGGCCCGCGACCTGGCGCTCGGGGCCGTGCTGCGGGCCCCGAGTCGGCACGTCCTCGCGTCGGTCTACGCGATGCGCTGGGCCTGA
- a CDS encoding UbiA family prenyltransferase — translation MTSREPPVSAVGSGRRDGPASWTIALLGSTHPGPTVVVTLLAVVLGASSGLPLGRLVILALAVLLGQASIGFANDWLDAGRDRAVGRTDKPVAQGRVSVSAVRTAAVVCGVLMLVPSYALGPAAGTAHLVLVASGWAYDLGLKRTPVSVVPFVVSFGLLPVVATLAAAPPAPPAAWAVAVGAVFGVAIHFTNVLPDLDDDARTGIAGLPHRLGRTVSGITAFAALAVAAVLLLSGQLGGGSSTPGLVAAVIGTVATLGIAVVGVRLVLAGRVERTLFRLIMVAAVLLVVQLALSGGTIVA, via the coding sequence ATGACCTCCCGCGAGCCCCCGGTCTCCGCCGTCGGCTCCGGACGCCGCGACGGACCGGCCTCGTGGACCATCGCCCTGCTCGGGTCGACGCACCCGGGGCCGACGGTCGTGGTGACCCTCCTCGCAGTCGTGCTGGGCGCCTCCTCGGGGCTGCCCCTCGGTCGGCTCGTGATCCTCGCCCTCGCGGTGCTGCTCGGACAGGCCTCGATCGGCTTCGCCAACGACTGGCTCGACGCCGGACGCGACCGCGCCGTGGGACGCACCGACAAGCCGGTCGCCCAGGGCCGCGTGAGCGTGTCGGCCGTCCGCACCGCCGCGGTGGTCTGCGGAGTCCTGATGCTCGTGCCGTCGTACGCGTTGGGGCCTGCCGCCGGCACGGCGCACCTCGTGCTCGTGGCCTCGGGGTGGGCGTACGACCTCGGGCTCAAGCGCACACCGGTCTCGGTGGTGCCGTTCGTCGTCAGCTTCGGCCTGCTGCCCGTCGTCGCCACCCTCGCCGCGGCCCCGCCCGCGCCGCCCGCCGCCTGGGCCGTGGCCGTCGGAGCCGTCTTCGGCGTCGCCATCCATTTCACCAACGTGCTGCCCGACCTCGACGACGACGCGCGCACCGGCATCGCGGGGCTGCCGCACCGCCTCGGACGCACGGTGTCGGGAATCACCGCGTTCGCAGCCCTGGCCGTCGCGGCCGTCCTGCTGCTCTCGGGCCAGCTGGGCGGCGGCTCGTCGACGCCGGGCCTCGTGGCTGCGGTGATCGGCACCGTCGCGACCCTCGGCATCGCCGTCGTCGGCGTGCGCCTCGTCCTCGCGGGACGCGTCGAGCGGACCCTCTTCCGGCTGATCATGGTCGCGGCCGTGCTGCTCGTGGTGCAGCTGGCCCTCAGCGGCGGCACGATCGTCGCCTGA
- a CDS encoding FAS1-like dehydratase domain-containing protein, producing MSVNPDLQGRVFPPAPPYLVGREKVREFARATGSTSPLSLDVEAARAAGHGDLVAPPTFAVVVQEATLAQLLAEPDAGIDFSRVVHGEQRFSLSRPIVAGDELTATLTVTSVKTLGGNAMVTASSDMRDVEGRHVVTAVSTLVVRADDEAVA from the coding sequence GTGTCCGTGAACCCTGATCTGCAAGGGCGGGTCTTCCCGCCGGCCCCGCCCTACCTCGTGGGCCGCGAGAAGGTGCGCGAGTTCGCCCGCGCCACCGGCTCGACGAGCCCCCTGTCGCTCGACGTCGAGGCGGCCCGCGCGGCCGGCCACGGCGACCTGGTCGCCCCGCCGACCTTCGCCGTCGTCGTGCAAGAGGCCACCCTCGCCCAGCTGCTCGCCGAACCCGACGCCGGCATCGACTTCTCCCGCGTCGTCCACGGCGAGCAGCGCTTCTCGCTCTCTCGTCCGATCGTCGCGGGGGATGAGCTCACGGCGACCCTGACCGTCACGAGCGTCAAGACACTGGGCGGCAACGCGATGGTCACGGCGTCCTCCGACATGCGCGACGTCGAGGGGCGACACGTGGTCACCGCCGTGTCGACGCTCGTCGTCCGCGCCGACGACGAGGCCGTCGCGTGA
- a CDS encoding MaoC/PaaZ C-terminal domain-containing protein codes for MSALEVGQVVAEKTYPLTRDSLVRYAGASGDFNPIHYRDDVAAEVGLPGVLAHGMLTMGTAVQPVVEWLEGAGDDAGVLGWVSDYQVRFTRPVVVDPTAGAEIVVVAKVGKLDDEAGTARIDLTVSSGGQTVLGKAQVVVTLA; via the coding sequence GTGAGCGCCCTCGAGGTCGGCCAGGTCGTGGCCGAGAAGACCTACCCCCTCACACGCGACTCGCTGGTGCGGTACGCCGGGGCGTCGGGCGACTTCAACCCGATCCACTACCGCGACGACGTGGCGGCCGAGGTCGGTCTGCCCGGCGTCCTGGCCCACGGCATGCTCACGATGGGGACCGCCGTCCAGCCGGTCGTCGAATGGCTCGAGGGCGCGGGCGACGACGCCGGCGTGCTCGGCTGGGTGTCGGACTACCAGGTGCGCTTCACGCGTCCCGTCGTGGTCGACCCGACCGCCGGGGCCGAGATCGTCGTCGTCGCGAAGGTGGGCAAGCTCGACGACGAGGCCGGCACGGCGCGCATCGACCTGACCGTGTCCTCCGGCGGCCAGACGGTGCTGGGCAAGGCCCAGGTCGTGGTGACGCTGGCGTGA
- a CDS encoding UDP-N-acetylmuramate dehydrogenase encodes MTTFAELTTMQVGGEPARLVEATTTDELLAAVREASLGDDPWFVLGGGSNTVASDEPFDGTVVRVATRGVERVDSDDDRVHLRVAAGEPWDDLVAYTVEQGWSGLEALSGIPGSTGASPIQNIGAYGQEVASTLVAVDFLDDDSGEFVRIPAANLDLGYRTSVFKQGRRGVVTAVEFALADHGGASEQVAYPQLAKALGVELGARVSVADVRSSVLALRAAKGMVLDPDDRDTASSGSFFTNPIVSRADASTLPTDAPRWPTGPEPERRVVPLGEEPAAPAPRAPAEVKLSAAWLIEHAGIAKGFRLPGSRAAVSSKHTLALTNRGGATGDEVAELARYVQQRVQSEFGVLLHPEPVLLGLSL; translated from the coding sequence GTGACGACCTTCGCCGAGCTCACGACGATGCAGGTGGGCGGCGAGCCCGCCCGCCTCGTCGAGGCGACGACGACGGACGAGCTCCTGGCGGCCGTCCGCGAGGCGTCGCTCGGCGACGACCCCTGGTTCGTCCTCGGCGGCGGCTCGAACACGGTCGCCTCCGACGAGCCGTTCGACGGCACGGTCGTCCGCGTGGCCACGCGCGGTGTCGAGCGCGTCGACTCCGACGACGACCGCGTCCACCTTCGCGTCGCCGCCGGCGAGCCCTGGGACGACCTCGTCGCCTACACGGTCGAGCAGGGCTGGTCGGGGCTCGAGGCGCTGAGCGGCATCCCCGGCTCGACGGGCGCCTCGCCGATCCAGAACATCGGTGCCTACGGTCAAGAGGTCGCCTCGACGCTCGTGGCCGTCGACTTCCTCGACGACGACTCCGGTGAGTTCGTCCGCATCCCCGCGGCCAACCTCGACCTCGGCTATCGCACGAGCGTGTTCAAGCAGGGCCGCCGGGGCGTCGTCACGGCGGTCGAGTTCGCCCTGGCGGACCACGGAGGCGCGAGCGAGCAGGTCGCGTACCCGCAGCTCGCGAAGGCCCTCGGCGTCGAACTCGGGGCCCGCGTCTCGGTGGCCGACGTGCGGTCGAGCGTGCTGGCCCTGCGGGCCGCCAAGGGCATGGTGCTCGACCCCGACGACCGTGACACCGCGTCCAGCGGCTCGTTCTTCACGAACCCGATCGTGTCGCGGGCCGATGCGTCGACCCTGCCCACCGACGCACCGCGGTGGCCGACCGGCCCCGAACCCGAGCGTCGGGTCGTGCCGCTCGGTGAGGAGCCGGCCGCCCCGGCACCCCGGGCGCCCGCCGAGGTCAAGCTCAGCGCGGCCTGGCTGATCGAGCACGCCGGAATCGCCAAGGGCTTCCGACTGCCCGGTTCGCGGGCCGCCGTCTCGTCCAAGCACACCCTGGCCCTGACCAACCGTGGCGGTGCCACGGGCGACGAGGTCGCCGAGCTCGCCCGCTACGTGCAGCAGCGCGTCCAGTCCGAGTTCGGCGTGCTGCTGCACCCCGAGCCCGTGCTCCTCGGCCTGTCGCTCTAG